AGGCAATGACCGCATAAGCCACCGAGTGGGCTTTGTTGAAGCCATAATCGGCAAAACGCACGATCAAATCGTAGACTTGATTGCCCAGCTCTTCTCCGTACCCTTGCCGGACACAACCAGCCACGAACTTCTCCCGCTGCTCCGCCAATAGCTCCCGTTTCTTTTTCCCGACTGCTCGACGCAAAATATCTGCCTCACCAAGACTGAAGCCTGCGAGTGTCGAGGAAATCTGCATGATTTGCTCCTGATAAATCATAAAACCGTGTGTCTCCTGCAAAATCGGCTCGAGAACAGGATGAGCGTACTGTACTTTGCTCTGTCCGTGTTTGGCGGCGATGTACTGCGGGATGATCTCCATCGGCCCCGGGCGATACAACGCCAGAACCGCAATGATGTCGTCGAGGTTGCTCGGCTTCAAATCTCGCAGCACATTGCGCATCCCCGAAGATTCCAGTTGGAAAATGCCGGTTGTCTCTCCACGGGAGAGCATACGAAACGTTTTCTCATCGTCAGTCGGCAGCTTATCCAGATCAAGCGATATTCCCTGCTCCTGCAAATGACGCAATGTCTCCTGAATGATTGTCAAATTGCGCAAGCCGAGGAAGTCCATCTTCAATAGACCAACTTCTTCGAGAATCTCCATCGGATACTGCGTGAGCGCCAAGCCTTCATTTCCCGTCTGTAATGGAACGTAATTCGTCAGCGGTTCACGCGAAATGACGACACCCGCCGCATGTGTGGAGGCGTGGCGCGGCAAGCCTTCTACACCCCTTGCCGTTTCGATCAATTGTGCTGCCTGTTTGTTTTCCGCGCACAGCTTGCCGATATCCGGGTTGATCTGCATCGCCCGCTCAAACGTCATACCTGGCGATTGCGGAATCATTTTGGCCACGCGATCCACGATGCCCAAAGACAGGCCTAACGCCCGCCCAACGTCACGCACTGCTGCACGAGCCGCCATCGTTCCAAAGGTAATGATCTGGGCGACACGATCATGACCGTACTTGCTCGCTACATAGTGAATGACTTCGTCACGGCGCTCTACGGAAAAATCGATATCAATATCGGGCATCGTCACCCGCTCCGGGTTGAGGAAGCGTTCAAAGAGCAATTGAAAGCGAAGTGGATCGACATTCGTGATTTTCAAAACGTACGCGACCAGACTACCTGCCGCAGACCCTCGTCCTGGTCCAGTCGGTATCCCGTTTTCGTGAGCGTACCGCATGAAATCCCATACAATCAGGAAGTAATCGGTGAAGCCCGTCCCTGTAATAATCGCCAGCTCGTGATCCAGGCGCGCTTGCACCTCTGGCGTAATCTCACCGTATCGCTCCAGGCAGCCCTTTTCACACAGTTCACGCAAATACTGTGTGGAAGCTTGTCCCTCTGCCAAAGGAAATTCCGGCAAAATATGCGCACCAAAGGTAAGCTCCAGCTTGCACCTATCTGCAACGGCTATCGTATTCGCTAACGCCTGGGGAGCAAAGGCAAAGAGCGCTGCCATTTCCTCGGCACTTTTTAGATAGTATTGATCCGTCTCGTAGCGAAAACGATTTTCTTCGCCAATCGTCTTGCCTTCTTTGATCGCCAACAAGATATCATGCTGCTGGTGATCCTCCCTGTGGATGTAGTGAACATTGTTCGTCGCAATCAGCGGAATCCCCGTCTCCTGGCTCAGTTTCACGAGACGAGTATTCAGCCTGCGCTCCACTTCTAGGCCATGATCAGCCAGTTCCAGATAAAAATGCTGTTCACCAAACACTCGCTGATACTTGCGGGCTGCTTCTTTCGCAGCGTCCGCTTCTCCAGCCAGTAACAGCTTGGCTACTTCCCCTTGTTGGCAACCGCTTAGTGCAATGAGTCCGTCTGTATGCTTTGCCAACACCTCTTTGTTGAGACGCGGAAGAATATAGTTGCCGTCTGTATTCGCGATTGTCGCCAGCTTCAGGAGATTCCGGTAGCCCATTTCGTTTTCAGCGAGAACGATCAGATGACTAGGTGGCGGTGCATTTCGCACGCGATCTTGAAGATTTCCTTCTATTACGTATATTTCCATTCCGATAATCGGTTGGATGCCTGCCTCCAGACAAGCTTTATAAAACGGGATCGCCCCGTATAGATTGGCATGGTCTGTCATAGCCAGTGCATGCATGCCCAATTCGCTGGCTCGCTTCACTAGCGCATTGATACGTGCTGCTCCGTCCAGCAGACTGTACTCCGTATGAACATGCAAATGGACAAAGGAGGTCATGATATTACCCCTCTCACTTTTCACGATTGAAACTATCTCTCTTACATTATACCGGAAGTATAGCGCATCCGGACGTTAAGAACAAACGTTCTCGCTTGTATTTGACCGTTCTCCCCTGATTTTGGTAGGATGGGTAATACCAGAATGGCTAGAAAGGATGAATCCATCTATGTGGTTTGCCTTTTACATGACCGGTGTTCTCGCTTCCCTGGTAGCAAGCGTCTACTATAGTATCCATGCGCGCAGACGAGGCATCCATCCGCTTGAATCGCGTATGATGCTAGGGAAAATGAATGTGTCATTGGGGATACTCGTGTCTTTGTTCGGCATTAATCAGTTTACTTTTGATTCTCTCGATACGATCCGCATTGTTGTCGCGTTGATCATGTTGATTGTAGGGGCTATGAATTTATTTTTGGGAACTCGCAATTATTTCCGTTATCGTACAGCTTGGCAGGCAGAATTGAAAAAAGGGGTATAAGTGTTCAAAAACCTCAATAAGAAAAAGGCATGGGAACAGCTTTACGTTCCGCATGCCTTTTTTATTTTTGGGAAAACGTTGACTGGAAATACTTTTCCTCTATTCCCAGCTGTTTATCATACAAACCTGATAGAGCACTCGCTATAATGAATTTGTGTGACATTCTATTGCTTCGACAACCTGAGCGGCAGTGCCGAAGGTTGTCCTTTTTTCTGTTCAATTCAGAAGGAAACCATTTCCTGC
This genomic stretch from Brevibacillus sp. DP1.3A harbors:
- a CDS encoding DNA polymerase III subunit alpha: MTSFVHLHVHTEYSLLDGAARINALVKRASELGMHALAMTDHANLYGAIPFYKACLEAGIQPIIGMEIYVIEGNLQDRVRNAPPPSHLIVLAENEMGYRNLLKLATIANTDGNYILPRLNKEVLAKHTDGLIALSGCQQGEVAKLLLAGEADAAKEAARKYQRVFGEQHFYLELADHGLEVERRLNTRLVKLSQETGIPLIATNNVHYIHREDHQQHDILLAIKEGKTIGEENRFRYETDQYYLKSAEEMAALFAFAPQALANTIAVADRCKLELTFGAHILPEFPLAEGQASTQYLRELCEKGCLERYGEITPEVQARLDHELAIITGTGFTDYFLIVWDFMRYAHENGIPTGPGRGSAAGSLVAYVLKITNVDPLRFQLLFERFLNPERVTMPDIDIDFSVERRDEVIHYVASKYGHDRVAQIITFGTMAARAAVRDVGRALGLSLGIVDRVAKMIPQSPGMTFERAMQINPDIGKLCAENKQAAQLIETARGVEGLPRHASTHAAGVVISREPLTNYVPLQTGNEGLALTQYPMEILEEVGLLKMDFLGLRNLTIIQETLRHLQEQGISLDLDKLPTDDEKTFRMLSRGETTGIFQLESSGMRNVLRDLKPSNLDDIIAVLALYRPGPMEIIPQYIAAKHGQSKVQYAHPVLEPILQETHGFMIYQEQIMQISSTLAGFSLGEADILRRAVGKKKRELLAEQREKFVAGCVRQGYGEELGNQVYDLIVRFADYGFNKAHSVAYAVIAYQMAYLKATYPLAFMAALLSLSIGSQTRIAEYTEEARRLQLTVLGPDVNKSLAYFTVEQDAIRFGLAAVKNVGYGAIESIVKERKGRPYRDVFDFCARVDARLVNRRVVESLTLCGALDSLPGHRSQLLLLLDEAVGKANSKRIERDANQLNLFAGEEDAAPLRELAEYPEVPPLSHTQQLKEERDLIGVYISGHPLDQFAHVASRPEVAVISSLGDAPRDKTVKVFGMITEARRIQTKKGDPMAFITLEDKTAPVELVVFPQVYAKYAPLLEREQMVVAEARVDHQDDMVKLLASRFWDAQSLPQPKAETVLFVKISAEQEHDSTLQRLSRLFVEKKGTIPVILFYEGKRQTIRLPEANWVDVDESFLEQAREIVGPDSVIRKEMPINWGG
- a CDS encoding YtpI family protein; translation: MWFAFYMTGVLASLVASVYYSIHARRRGIHPLESRMMLGKMNVSLGILVSLFGINQFTFDSLDTIRIVVALIMLIVGAMNLFLGTRNYFRYRTAWQAELKKGV